A region of Spodoptera frugiperda isolate SF20-4 chromosome 26, AGI-APGP_CSIRO_Sfru_2.0, whole genome shotgun sequence DNA encodes the following proteins:
- the LOC118264311 gene encoding rho GTPase-activating protein 44 isoform X1 encodes MRKQFYKVKQLADQTFSRSGKAEGLTDELQTADRKVEHLRNALQLVSKRLSTGAGSTQGQDPAAREKRLKKLPEYLLGLSMCEASNFDDDDSILKYILYECGKTEKFLANEIAEHELKVEQLVCAPLTTISDQDLPAIMKAKKHLNRLMSEKESATSRYHHLERQKEENPTKLNAAREELEDVGIRVEAARDALAADMFALVAKEAQLAHTLLQYVKLQRAYHESALHSLQDTVPELERFINDSSVKPVFGYPLEEHLRVTNRSIAFPIELCVCTLHELALNEEGLFRIAGGTSKVRRMKLSLDAGLFNVPLPRDYRDMHVVASVLKSYLRELPEPLLTYRLYENFVNASRQPSEQTRLNAIWEAIHLLPEANFQNLRYLIKFLSTLTQNQSTNKMTPSNLAIVIAPNLLWAADESTFDMNITTAVNCIVELLIKHADWFYKDDINFFISFTKEDLLPDQCEYGFSPNFVHGMNQTAALSQEPANGDYGSMSRSMFDYNHQSLGKVSDGGGRHSRSNSHDTSLILLENDIKKAQSNSSLSDQSSPPHGSPKPIMRRKNKPLAPVPPNFTPDKNKRVEPQPPAQEVVKEQASTKIDNDKPAKPPRPVISDSGKVISGVQTINRSTYRQSRAMKEEAARSGSREHLADTRRQSLELDKDKIDVLKPPEPGKESTLVVKNVTAQTGIVSRMKVVGDAFSGPASLGAERPAPTADKVIAARLQPIAKPAGQAPPRPVAAPRTIVPALADPATAVPPAPAGSAPEPSDVQLRHKPAVPERPATLRPQSFRAPRSSLTDAPDIAPTVLERTHIYTVDKQHPTVIQVGASAVSAADKEVDEVPRATVQRTHSSGGRDGELEEPRSLCVASRQLSQSEGDITECPSPRPQPSRPPRPLVPAPPPPVSGPAAQAPPAPAPQAAQPAPPVPAAQPAQPAQLAQPVPQAAPVAQPLRESTDL; translated from the exons ATGAGGAAACAGTTTTATAAGGTTAAGCAACTCGCCGACCAAACGTTTTCAAG gtCAGGTAAAGCAGAAGGTTTGACAGATGAGTTACAGACAGCGGACAGAAAGGTAGAACACTTGAGAAATGCCTTACAGTTGGTTAGCAAACGGTTGTCAACGGGAGCTGGCAGTACACAGGGCCAGGACCCAGCAGCCAGAGAGAAAAGACTGAAGAAACTGCCAGAATACCTCCTTGGATTGTCTATGTGTGAAGCCAGTAATTTTGATGATGACGATagcattttaaaatacattttatatgaatgtG gtaaaactgaaaaattcttGGCCAATGAGATAGCTGAACATGAACTGAAGGTGGAACAGTTAGTTTGTGCACCATTAACAACTATTAGTGACCAAGATCTTCCGGCCATAATGAAAGCTAAGAAACACCTCAATAGACTTATGAGTGAAAAGGAATCGGCCACTAGCAGATATCAT CACTTAGAACGTCAAAAAGAAGAGAatccaacaaaattaaatgccgCAAGAGAAGAGTTGGAAGATGTTGGAATCAGAGTGGAGGCTGCAAGGGATGCCCTGGCCGCGGACATGTTTGCACTTGTCGCGAAAGAGGCCCAGCTTGCCCACACTCTACTGCAATATGTTAAACTACAAAGAGCTTACCATGAGTCCGCATTACATTCCTTACAAGACACTGTTCCGGAGCTAGAAAGATTTATTA ATGACAGCTCCGTGAAGCCGGTGTTTGGGTATCCCCTAGAGGAGCACTTGAGAGTGACGAATCGTTCTATAGCGTTCCCAATTGAGTTATGTGTGTGCACGTTACACGAGCTCGCGTTGAATGAGGAGGGGCTCTTTCGAATTGCCGGCG GTACTTCCAAAGTACGCAGGATGAAGCTGTCTCTGGACGCGGGCCTGTTCAACGTGCCGCTCCCCCGGGACTACCGGGACATGCACGTGGTCGCCTCGGTCCTCAAGAGCTACCTCCGAGAACTGCCCGAACCATTATTGACGTACCGACTCTACGAGAACTTCGTGAACGCATCCCGTCAGCCCTCAGAACAAACTCGACTTAACGCTATCTGGGAAGCCATACACTTACTGCCCGAGGCTAATTTCCAAAATCTTAGGTATCTTATAAAATTTTTGTCTACTTTGACACAGAACCAAAGTACAAACAAAATGACGCCGTCGAACCTCGCCATCGTGATCGCTCCCAACCTGCTGTGGGCCGCCGACGAGAGCACCTTCGACATGAACATCACCACCGCCGTCAACTGCATCGTCGAGCTGCTCATCAAACACGCAGACTGGTTCTACAAGGACGACATCAACTTCTTCATTTCATTCACCAAAGAGGATCTACTTCCAGATCAATGCGAGTACGGGTTTTCACCCAACTTCGTGCACGGCATGAACCAGACCGCCGCCCTCAGTCAGGAACCGGCCAACGGCGACTACGGCAGTATGAGCCGGTCCATGTTCGACTACAACCACCAGAGCCTGGGCAAGGTCTCGGACGGGGGCGGCCGACACTCGAGGAGCAACAGTCACGACACTAGTTTAATATTGCTAGAAAACGATATAAAAAAGGCTCAGTCCAACAGCTCATTGTCTGATCAGTCTAGTCCCCCACACGGTAGTCCTAAGCCTATAATGAGGCGAAAAAATAAACCACTCGCTCCAGTGCCGCCTAACTTTACTCCTGACAAAAATAAGAGAGTAGAGCCTCAGCCTCCAGCACAGGAAGTTGTTAAAGAACAAGCAAGTACAAAGATAGATAACGATAAGCCTGCCAAGCCTCCCCGACCCGTGATATCAGACAGCGGCAAGGTGATCTCAGGCGTGCAGACAATAAACCGCTCCACGTACCGACAGAGCCGCGCCATGAAGGAGGAGGCGGCGCGCTCCGGTAGTCGCGAGCATCTCGCCGACACGCGCCGGCAGAGCCTCGAACTAGACAAGGACAAGATCGACGTACTCAAACCACCCGAACCAGGGAAAGAATCCACACTCGTGGTGAAAAATGTAACGGCACAGACTGGAATCGTGAGCAGAATGAAGGTAGTGGGAGACGCATTCAGTGGGCCAGCGTCACTGGGCGCCGAGAGACCCGCGCCCACCGCCGACAAGGTGATAGCGGCGCGACTGCAACCTATCGCCAAGCCGGCCGGCCAGGCCCCGCCGCGGCCCGTGGCGGCCCCGCGCACCATAGTGCCCGCGCTGGCCGACCCTGCCACCGCCGTCCCGCCGGCGCCCGCGGGCTCCGCGCCCGAGCCCAGCGACGTGCAGCTCCGCCACAAGCCGGCCGTGCCGGAGCGGCCCGCCACGCTGCGGCCGCAGAGCTTCCGAGCGCCGCGCTCCTCACTCACCGACGCCCCCGACATAGCGCCCACTGTACTGGAGCGGACTCACATCTACACCGTGGACAAGCAACACCCGACCGTCATACAGGTGGGCGCCAGCGCAGTCAGTGCCGCGGACAAGGAGGTGGACGAAGTGCCGCGCGCGACGGTGCAGCGCACGCACAGCTCGGGCGGGCGCGACGGCGAGCTGGAGGAGCCGCGCAGTCTGTGCGTGGCCAGCCGCCAGCTGTCGCAGTCGGAGGGCGACATCACGGAGTGTCCGTCCCCGCGGCCGCAGCCCTCGCGGCCGCCGCGCCCGCTCGTGCCGGCGCCGCCCCCGCCCGTGTCGGGCCCGGCCGCGCAGGCCCCGCCTGCCCCCGCGCCACAGGCGGCCCAGCCGGCCCCGCCAGTCCCGGCAGCCCAGCCGGCTCAGCCAGCGCAGCTAGCCCAGCCTGTACCGCAGGCCGCCCCGGTTGCGCAGCCACTGAGAGAGAGTACAGATCTCTAG
- the LOC118264311 gene encoding rho GTPase-activating protein 44 isoform X2, whose translation MRKKSGKAEGLTDELQTADRKVEHLRNALQLVSKRLSTGAGSTQGQDPAAREKRLKKLPEYLLGLSMCEASNFDDDDSILKYILYECGKTEKFLANEIAEHELKVEQLVCAPLTTISDQDLPAIMKAKKHLNRLMSEKESATSRYHHLERQKEENPTKLNAAREELEDVGIRVEAARDALAADMFALVAKEAQLAHTLLQYVKLQRAYHESALHSLQDTVPELERFINDSSVKPVFGYPLEEHLRVTNRSIAFPIELCVCTLHELALNEEGLFRIAGGTSKVRRMKLSLDAGLFNVPLPRDYRDMHVVASVLKSYLRELPEPLLTYRLYENFVNASRQPSEQTRLNAIWEAIHLLPEANFQNLRYLIKFLSTLTQNQSTNKMTPSNLAIVIAPNLLWAADESTFDMNITTAVNCIVELLIKHADWFYKDDINFFISFTKEDLLPDQCEYGFSPNFVHGMNQTAALSQEPANGDYGSMSRSMFDYNHQSLGKVSDGGGRHSRSNSHDTSLILLENDIKKAQSNSSLSDQSSPPHGSPKPIMRRKNKPLAPVPPNFTPDKNKRVEPQPPAQEVVKEQASTKIDNDKPAKPPRPVISDSGKVISGVQTINRSTYRQSRAMKEEAARSGSREHLADTRRQSLELDKDKIDVLKPPEPGKESTLVVKNVTAQTGIVSRMKVVGDAFSGPASLGAERPAPTADKVIAARLQPIAKPAGQAPPRPVAAPRTIVPALADPATAVPPAPAGSAPEPSDVQLRHKPAVPERPATLRPQSFRAPRSSLTDAPDIAPTVLERTHIYTVDKQHPTVIQVGASAVSAADKEVDEVPRATVQRTHSSGGRDGELEEPRSLCVASRQLSQSEGDITECPSPRPQPSRPPRPLVPAPPPPVSGPAAQAPPAPAPQAAQPAPPVPAAQPAQPAQLAQPVPQAAPVAQPLRESTDL comes from the exons ATGAGAAAgaa gtCAGGTAAAGCAGAAGGTTTGACAGATGAGTTACAGACAGCGGACAGAAAGGTAGAACACTTGAGAAATGCCTTACAGTTGGTTAGCAAACGGTTGTCAACGGGAGCTGGCAGTACACAGGGCCAGGACCCAGCAGCCAGAGAGAAAAGACTGAAGAAACTGCCAGAATACCTCCTTGGATTGTCTATGTGTGAAGCCAGTAATTTTGATGATGACGATagcattttaaaatacattttatatgaatgtG gtaaaactgaaaaattcttGGCCAATGAGATAGCTGAACATGAACTGAAGGTGGAACAGTTAGTTTGTGCACCATTAACAACTATTAGTGACCAAGATCTTCCGGCCATAATGAAAGCTAAGAAACACCTCAATAGACTTATGAGTGAAAAGGAATCGGCCACTAGCAGATATCAT CACTTAGAACGTCAAAAAGAAGAGAatccaacaaaattaaatgccgCAAGAGAAGAGTTGGAAGATGTTGGAATCAGAGTGGAGGCTGCAAGGGATGCCCTGGCCGCGGACATGTTTGCACTTGTCGCGAAAGAGGCCCAGCTTGCCCACACTCTACTGCAATATGTTAAACTACAAAGAGCTTACCATGAGTCCGCATTACATTCCTTACAAGACACTGTTCCGGAGCTAGAAAGATTTATTA ATGACAGCTCCGTGAAGCCGGTGTTTGGGTATCCCCTAGAGGAGCACTTGAGAGTGACGAATCGTTCTATAGCGTTCCCAATTGAGTTATGTGTGTGCACGTTACACGAGCTCGCGTTGAATGAGGAGGGGCTCTTTCGAATTGCCGGCG GTACTTCCAAAGTACGCAGGATGAAGCTGTCTCTGGACGCGGGCCTGTTCAACGTGCCGCTCCCCCGGGACTACCGGGACATGCACGTGGTCGCCTCGGTCCTCAAGAGCTACCTCCGAGAACTGCCCGAACCATTATTGACGTACCGACTCTACGAGAACTTCGTGAACGCATCCCGTCAGCCCTCAGAACAAACTCGACTTAACGCTATCTGGGAAGCCATACACTTACTGCCCGAGGCTAATTTCCAAAATCTTAGGTATCTTATAAAATTTTTGTCTACTTTGACACAGAACCAAAGTACAAACAAAATGACGCCGTCGAACCTCGCCATCGTGATCGCTCCCAACCTGCTGTGGGCCGCCGACGAGAGCACCTTCGACATGAACATCACCACCGCCGTCAACTGCATCGTCGAGCTGCTCATCAAACACGCAGACTGGTTCTACAAGGACGACATCAACTTCTTCATTTCATTCACCAAAGAGGATCTACTTCCAGATCAATGCGAGTACGGGTTTTCACCCAACTTCGTGCACGGCATGAACCAGACCGCCGCCCTCAGTCAGGAACCGGCCAACGGCGACTACGGCAGTATGAGCCGGTCCATGTTCGACTACAACCACCAGAGCCTGGGCAAGGTCTCGGACGGGGGCGGCCGACACTCGAGGAGCAACAGTCACGACACTAGTTTAATATTGCTAGAAAACGATATAAAAAAGGCTCAGTCCAACAGCTCATTGTCTGATCAGTCTAGTCCCCCACACGGTAGTCCTAAGCCTATAATGAGGCGAAAAAATAAACCACTCGCTCCAGTGCCGCCTAACTTTACTCCTGACAAAAATAAGAGAGTAGAGCCTCAGCCTCCAGCACAGGAAGTTGTTAAAGAACAAGCAAGTACAAAGATAGATAACGATAAGCCTGCCAAGCCTCCCCGACCCGTGATATCAGACAGCGGCAAGGTGATCTCAGGCGTGCAGACAATAAACCGCTCCACGTACCGACAGAGCCGCGCCATGAAGGAGGAGGCGGCGCGCTCCGGTAGTCGCGAGCATCTCGCCGACACGCGCCGGCAGAGCCTCGAACTAGACAAGGACAAGATCGACGTACTCAAACCACCCGAACCAGGGAAAGAATCCACACTCGTGGTGAAAAATGTAACGGCACAGACTGGAATCGTGAGCAGAATGAAGGTAGTGGGAGACGCATTCAGTGGGCCAGCGTCACTGGGCGCCGAGAGACCCGCGCCCACCGCCGACAAGGTGATAGCGGCGCGACTGCAACCTATCGCCAAGCCGGCCGGCCAGGCCCCGCCGCGGCCCGTGGCGGCCCCGCGCACCATAGTGCCCGCGCTGGCCGACCCTGCCACCGCCGTCCCGCCGGCGCCCGCGGGCTCCGCGCCCGAGCCCAGCGACGTGCAGCTCCGCCACAAGCCGGCCGTGCCGGAGCGGCCCGCCACGCTGCGGCCGCAGAGCTTCCGAGCGCCGCGCTCCTCACTCACCGACGCCCCCGACATAGCGCCCACTGTACTGGAGCGGACTCACATCTACACCGTGGACAAGCAACACCCGACCGTCATACAGGTGGGCGCCAGCGCAGTCAGTGCCGCGGACAAGGAGGTGGACGAAGTGCCGCGCGCGACGGTGCAGCGCACGCACAGCTCGGGCGGGCGCGACGGCGAGCTGGAGGAGCCGCGCAGTCTGTGCGTGGCCAGCCGCCAGCTGTCGCAGTCGGAGGGCGACATCACGGAGTGTCCGTCCCCGCGGCCGCAGCCCTCGCGGCCGCCGCGCCCGCTCGTGCCGGCGCCGCCCCCGCCCGTGTCGGGCCCGGCCGCGCAGGCCCCGCCTGCCCCCGCGCCACAGGCGGCCCAGCCGGCCCCGCCAGTCCCGGCAGCCCAGCCGGCTCAGCCAGCGCAGCTAGCCCAGCCTGTACCGCAGGCCGCCCCGGTTGCGCAGCCACTGAGAGAGAGTACAGATCTCTAG
- the LOC118264241 gene encoding tyrosine--tRNA ligase, mitochondrial: MKLLKQILSASKSTWLQSYTRSYASRNILKLSERGMYQDMFPSSAGSEILDLLNRAPQCVYAGFDPTANSLHVGNLLVIINLLHWQRGGHDVIALLGGATGYIGDPSGRSTDRIALQSEVIQENVNCIKNNLETVFENHKKYIWTKDESKLKPIKVVNNESWYRGIDSIQFVSEIGRNFRMGTMLLKQSVQSRINSEIGMSFTEFAYQIFQSYDWLHLLKEYNCRFQIGGSDQMGNISAGHELISRTTKQNVYGLTLPLVTTEEGDKFGKSAGNAVWLDAKKTSPYGLYQFFIRTKDSEVENLLKLFTFFSVGEIQDIMFKHKQHPEQRYPQTCLADQLTTLVHGKEGLERAMKATEAIYSKDVKSLVSLSSAELEQIFENATVTNLLLSPGITVLELGMKAKCFPTENDAMRIIQAGGFYINHQKVKKIDEVITQSAHILPNLLSLLRVGKRNYYIVRWQT; this comes from the exons ATGAAGctactaaaacaaatattaagtgCGTCCAAGTCTACATGGCTACAATCTTACACACGGAGTTATGCCagcagaaatattttaaaactgagCGAACGCGGGATGTACCAAGATATGTTTCCCAGCTCCGCCgg TTCAGAAATATTAGACTTATTAAACAGAGCTCCACAGTGCGTCTATGCTGGCTTTGACCCCACAGCAAACAGCCTTCATGTTGGTAACCTACTTGTTATCATAAACCTTCTCCATTGGCAACGAGGAGGACATGATGTTATTGCTTTG TTAGGTGGAGCTACAGGGTACATTGGTGATCCAAGTGGAAGGAGCACAGACCGAATAGCTTTACAAAGTGAAGTAATACAAGAAAATGTTAATTGTATCAAGAACAATCTAGAGACAGTGTTTGAAAACCATAAGAAGTATATCTGGACAAAAGATGAAAGTAAACTTAAACCTATCAA GGTAGTCAACAATGAATCCTGGTACAGAGGTATAGATTCCATACAATTTGTCAGTGAAATAGGGAGAAACTTCCGCATGGGTACAATGTTACTGAAACAGAGTGTACAGTCTAGAATTAACTCGGAAATTGGAATGAGTTTCACTGAATTTGCTTACCAGATATTTCAGTCCTATGACTGGTTACATTTATTGAAGGAGTACAACTGCAGGTTTCAG ATAGGTGGCAGCGACCAGATGGGCAATATAAGTGCTGGACATGAATTAATTAGCAGAACTACGAAGCAAAATGTTTACG GTCTCACATTACCTCTGGTGACGACAGAAGAAGGCGACAAATTCGGTAAATCAGCAGGCAATGCTGTTTGGTTAGATGCAAAGAAAACTAGCCCTTATGGCTTATACCAGTTCTTCATCAGAACAAAGGATTCGGAGGTTGAGAATCTACTAAAATTGTTCACATTCTTTAGTGTGGGGGAAATACAAGACATTATGTTCAAACATAAGCAGCATCCCGAACAGAGATACCCACAGACTTGTTTAGCTGATCAACTTACGACTTTAGTACATGGCA AGGAAGGATTGGAACGAGCAATGAAAGCAACAGAGGCGATATATAGCAAAGACGTGAAGTCTCTCGTTTCCCTTAGCAGTGCGGAGTTGGAACAGATATTTGAGAATGCGACTGTAACGAACCTACTTTTGTCTCCCGGCATCACTGTACTGGAACTCGGCATGAAGGCGAAATGCTTTCCCACTGAAA acgATGCAATGAGGATTATCCAAGCCGGCGGCTTCTACATCAACCACCAGAAAGTGAAGAAGATTGATGAAGTTATCACCCAGTCTGCGCACATACTACCTAACTTACTGTCCTTACTTAGGGTTGGCAAACGAAACTATTATATTGTAAGATGGCAGACGTAA
- the LOC118264252 gene encoding phosphoribosyl pyrophosphate synthase-associated protein 2 isoform X2 → MEGNSTSDIVIISGNSHPELAELIANRLGVRKGGCSVYHKTNRETIVEIADSIRGKNIYIVQTGTKDVNNNIMELLIMAYACKTSSARSIVGVIPYLPYSKQCKMRKRGCIVTKLLAKMMCKSGLTHIITMDLHQKEIQGFYECPVDNLRASPFLLQYIQESIPDYRNSVIVARNPGSAKKATSYAERLRLAIAVIHGEQKEAESDEVDGRYSPPCLPNRSRTMDVSVGVPVHPAKEKPPINVVGDVGGRIAIMVDDMIDDVQSFVAAAEVLKECGAYKIYVLATHGLLSSDAPRLIEDSPIDEVVVTNTVPHELQKMQCNKIKTIDISVLLSEAIRRIHNKESMSYLFKNVTLED, encoded by the exons ATGGAGGGTAACTCCACGTCAGACATTGTGATCATAAGCGGCAACTCACACCCTGAACTAGCGGAATTAATTGCTAA TCGCCTTGGTGTGAGAAAGGGAGGATGCTCAGTGTATCACAAAACAAACAGGGAAACTATTGTTGAAATTGCTGATTCCATTcgtggaaaaaatatttacattgtccAGACTGGCACTAA AGATGTAAACAACAACATAATGGAGTTATTGATAATGGCGTACGCTTGTAAGACTTCCTCTGCAAGGTCCATTGTCGGAGTGATTCCATACCTGCCTTACAGCAAGCAATGTAAGATGAGGAAGCGAGGATGCATCGTCACCAAACTCCTAGCTAAAATGATGTGTAAATCAGGTTTGACACATATCATCACAATGGACCTTCACCAAAAGGAAATTCAAGGTTTCTATGAGTGTCCCGTTGATAATTTGAGGGCATCTCCCTTCTTATTGCAGTACATTCAAGAAAGT attccAGATTACCGAAATTCGGTGATAGTGGCTCGTAATCCAGGGTCTGCTAAAAAGGCCACTTCATACGCTGAGCGTTTACGATTAGCCATCGCTGTGATTCATGGTGAACAGAAGGAAGCTGAAAGTGACGAAGTAGATGGGCGCTACTCACCTCCTTGCTTACCTAA tcGATCTCGCACCATGGATGTGTCTGTGGGAGTTCCAGTACATCCAGCTAAGGAGAAGCCGCCTATCAATGTGGTGGGTGATGTGGGAGGCAGAATAGCTATTATGGTG GACGACATGATTGATGATGTTCAGTCATTTGTCGCCGCTGCGGAGGTGCTAAAAGAATGTGGGGCGTATAAAATTTATGTACTGGCAACCCATGGGCTGCTCTCGTCTGATGCGCCGCGACTTATTGAAGACTCGCCCATCGATGAAGTCGTGGTCACCAACACGGTGCCGCACGAACTACAGAAGATGCAGTGTAACAAGATTAAAACCATCGACATATCAGTGCTGCTCAGCGAGGCGATCAGACGTATCCACAACAAGGAGTCCATGTCTTACCTGTTCAAAAATGTAACCCTCGAAGATTAG
- the LOC118264252 gene encoding phosphoribosyl pyrophosphate synthase-associated protein 2 isoform X1, producing MLLNKTRLVGFTNKSRKSNMEGNSTSDIVIISGNSHPELAELIANRLGVRKGGCSVYHKTNRETIVEIADSIRGKNIYIVQTGTKDVNNNIMELLIMAYACKTSSARSIVGVIPYLPYSKQCKMRKRGCIVTKLLAKMMCKSGLTHIITMDLHQKEIQGFYECPVDNLRASPFLLQYIQESIPDYRNSVIVARNPGSAKKATSYAERLRLAIAVIHGEQKEAESDEVDGRYSPPCLPNRSRTMDVSVGVPVHPAKEKPPINVVGDVGGRIAIMVDDMIDDVQSFVAAAEVLKECGAYKIYVLATHGLLSSDAPRLIEDSPIDEVVVTNTVPHELQKMQCNKIKTIDISVLLSEAIRRIHNKESMSYLFKNVTLED from the exons ATGTTACTCAACAAAACCag GCTGGTGggtttcacaaataaatctcGCAAGAGCAATATGGAGGGTAACTCCACGTCAGACATTGTGATCATAAGCGGCAACTCACACCCTGAACTAGCGGAATTAATTGCTAA TCGCCTTGGTGTGAGAAAGGGAGGATGCTCAGTGTATCACAAAACAAACAGGGAAACTATTGTTGAAATTGCTGATTCCATTcgtggaaaaaatatttacattgtccAGACTGGCACTAA AGATGTAAACAACAACATAATGGAGTTATTGATAATGGCGTACGCTTGTAAGACTTCCTCTGCAAGGTCCATTGTCGGAGTGATTCCATACCTGCCTTACAGCAAGCAATGTAAGATGAGGAAGCGAGGATGCATCGTCACCAAACTCCTAGCTAAAATGATGTGTAAATCAGGTTTGACACATATCATCACAATGGACCTTCACCAAAAGGAAATTCAAGGTTTCTATGAGTGTCCCGTTGATAATTTGAGGGCATCTCCCTTCTTATTGCAGTACATTCAAGAAAGT attccAGATTACCGAAATTCGGTGATAGTGGCTCGTAATCCAGGGTCTGCTAAAAAGGCCACTTCATACGCTGAGCGTTTACGATTAGCCATCGCTGTGATTCATGGTGAACAGAAGGAAGCTGAAAGTGACGAAGTAGATGGGCGCTACTCACCTCCTTGCTTACCTAA tcGATCTCGCACCATGGATGTGTCTGTGGGAGTTCCAGTACATCCAGCTAAGGAGAAGCCGCCTATCAATGTGGTGGGTGATGTGGGAGGCAGAATAGCTATTATGGTG GACGACATGATTGATGATGTTCAGTCATTTGTCGCCGCTGCGGAGGTGCTAAAAGAATGTGGGGCGTATAAAATTTATGTACTGGCAACCCATGGGCTGCTCTCGTCTGATGCGCCGCGACTTATTGAAGACTCGCCCATCGATGAAGTCGTGGTCACCAACACGGTGCCGCACGAACTACAGAAGATGCAGTGTAACAAGATTAAAACCATCGACATATCAGTGCTGCTCAGCGAGGCGATCAGACGTATCCACAACAAGGAGTCCATGTCTTACCTGTTCAAAAATGTAACCCTCGAAGATTAG